In Bordetella holmesii ATCC 51541, the following proteins share a genomic window:
- a CDS encoding amidase domain protein, with the protein MGPVRYAARQRRREQHVAAGQHLRQKILSAAAATFVGRGEPFVRHGRTRQGQGARQAAQLRRLTAQRLRVAVIRLAIEHRLSQSHPFGKPGHGRVPALRCAAHGKRFQHGSDVVVHTALGVCPAGTDALRRLDRYARHELLPYCLQIRSGTSQQAHRVQARRQGCHADTRQSACRGLEAQKTAGGRRDAHRPRRIRTRRGIAKPGCHRDARPAGRPSDCRLRIKRIERQGIARVLAGGSAGVFGHHQRGQRSCARGCKTLHHRRRRPSPRPGMRGAATRRAFRQHKNILVCQVNAGQRQRQISTWGRRQQVSHTVPALALKRQPLRPKRLVHAELAAPQRRTQCGDGFRQASGRHARPAARRARALATDSTSRDDAAIPSAANLSATSAAVGAMTCISKNPLCIIF; encoded by the coding sequence TTGGGCCCAGTCCGGTACGCCGCGCGGCAACGCCGGCGTGAGCAACACGTCGCTGCCGGCCAACACCTGCGCCAGAAAATCCTGAGTGCAGCCGCGGCGACGTTCGTGGGCCGCGGCGAGCCATTCGTGCGGCACGGCCGCACCCGTCAAGGCCAAGGCGCGCGCCAGGCTGCCCAGCTCAGGCGCCTGACCGCGCAGCGCCTGCGCGTGGCTGTCATACGCCTCGCTATAGAGCACCGTCTGAGCCAGTCGCATCCATTCGGCAAGCCCGGGCATGGCCGCGTCCCGGCGCTGCGGTGCGCAGCACACGGCAAACGCTTCCAGCACGGCAGCGACGTCGTCGTCCACACTGCCCTCGGGGTGTGTCCAGCAGGTACGGATGCGCTGCGGCGGCTCGACCGGTACGCCCGGCACGAGCTGCTCCCATACTGCCTGCAGATCCGCAGCGGTACGAGCCAGCAGGCCCACCGTGTCCAGGCTCGGCGCCAGGGGTGCCACGCCGATACTCGGCAGTCGGCCTGCCGTGGGCTTGAGGCCCAGAAGACCGCAGGTGGCCGCCGGGATGCGCACCGACCCCGCCGTATCCGTACCCGGCGAGGCATAGCAAAGCCCGGCTGCCACCGCGACGCCCGACCCGCTGGACGACCCTCCGACTGCCGCTTGCGGATCAAGAGGATTGAGCGGCAAGGGATAGCGCGGGTTCTCGCCGGTGGCTCCGCAGGCGTGTTCGGCCATCACCAGCGTGGCCAGAGGAGCTGCGCCCGCGGCTGTAAGACGTTGCACCACCGGCGCCGCCGGCCCAGCCCCCGGCCAGGGATGCGCGGTGCCGCAACGCGGCGCGCGTTCAGGCAGCACAAAAATATCCTTGTGTGCCAGGTCAACGCCGGCCAACGGCAGCGCCAGATCAGCACGTGGGGACGGCGGCAACAAGTCAGCCACACAGTTCCAGCCCTGGCGCTCAAACGCCAGCCGCTGCGCCCAAAGCGCCTCGTCCACGCTGAGCTCGCCGCACCGCAACGCCGCACGCAATGCGGCGATGGATTCCGGCAGGCCAGCGGGCGTCATGCGCGCCCCGCAGCCAGGCGCGCCAGAGCCTTGGCCACCGATTCGACCTCGCGCGACGACGCGGCAATACCCAGCGCGGCCAACTTGAGTGCCACTTCCGCGGCAGTGGGAGCCATGACTTGCATATCGAAAAACCCTTTGTGTATTATTTTTTAG
- a CDS encoding bacterial regulatory s, gntR family protein, translating into MKVSERIRQSVENDIRHGTLLPGDPIDEQQLATRYQVSRTPVREALLQLKVQGMLESQPRNGMVVARLDVQELLAIWELMAEMEGVCTRMACQRMSAEEREELARVHRAAAPIAEADDSQAWRDANHDFHEILYRGCRNPYLREQLVGLRARTGAYLRHAFTAVGRVRASYEQHGELVEAILANDPDRAHRMMMRHISLAQGAKGLADFLINLPRSMVKT; encoded by the coding sequence ATGAAAGTCAGTGAACGCATACGCCAGTCCGTGGAGAACGACATCCGCCATGGGACGCTGCTGCCGGGCGACCCCATCGACGAGCAGCAGCTGGCCACCCGCTATCAGGTCTCGCGCACACCCGTGCGCGAAGCCCTGTTGCAGCTCAAAGTGCAAGGCATGCTCGAGAGCCAGCCGCGCAACGGCATGGTGGTCGCTCGGCTGGACGTGCAGGAATTACTGGCCATCTGGGAGCTGATGGCCGAAATGGAGGGGGTCTGCACCCGCATGGCCTGCCAGCGCATGAGCGCCGAAGAACGCGAAGAACTCGCGCGCGTGCACCGCGCCGCCGCCCCCATTGCCGAGGCCGACGACAGCCAGGCCTGGCGCGACGCCAATCACGACTTCCATGAGATCCTCTACCGGGGTTGCCGCAACCCCTATCTGCGCGAACAACTGGTCGGCCTGCGCGCACGCACCGGCGCCTATCTGCGTCACGCGTTCACCGCCGTGGGCCGCGTACGCGCCTCGTATGAGCAGCATGGTGAACTCGTCGAAGCCATCCTCGCCAACGACCCCGACCGCGCGCACCGCATGATGATGCGGCACATCAGCCTGGCTCAGGGCGCCAAAGGCCTGGCCGACTTTCTCATCAACCTGCCGCGCTCGATGGTCAAAACTTGA
- a CDS encoding outer membrane autotransporter barrel domain protein, translating to MRINSSETFSNNMSGSMGRYGLGVDARWNTAWAVYGEFNYGKGSKQESPYSGHVGVRYSF from the coding sequence GTGCGCATTAACAGCAGCGAAACCTTCTCCAACAATATGTCCGGCAGCATGGGCAGGTATGGGTTGGGGGTGGACGCGCGTTGGAACACCGCTTGGGCAGTCTATGGTGAGTTCAACTACGGCAAGGGCAGCAAGCAAGAAAGCCCATATAGCGGCCACGTGGGTGTGCGTTACAGTTTCTGA
- a CDS encoding outer membrane autotransporter barrel domain protein — MRYHLIHAAGSQADSFALNNSQVDIGAYRYQLALNQDGTQADDWYLSTSRQSMSETTRNAVMLANVTPTIWNSELFILRSRLGELRGQAPSNSVWGKYITGKNRVTNNVAYDQTMNGFMVGADRQFDLQTARLFVGGLFSYSDSDLKADDSRGKVDSYALGMYTTWLHDSGYYVDGVVKVNRFKTDNDARFNAGTSKANDKTTGVGVSIEAGKHIVIDSFFVEPYLQLAAFRGGKTKYGYSNGVQVEADSVKSVSAEAGLTLGKTFTLDSGALIKPYARIALNH; from the coding sequence GTGCGCTATCACCTCATCCATGCGGCGGGCAGCCAGGCAGACAGCTTTGCCTTGAACAATAGTCAGGTGGACATCGGCGCTTACCGTTATCAGCTCGCGCTGAATCAGGACGGCACCCAGGCCGATGACTGGTATTTGAGCACCAGCCGTCAGAGTATGTCGGAGACCACCCGCAATGCGGTGATGCTGGCCAACGTCACGCCCACCATCTGGAATAGCGAATTGTTTATTTTGCGCAGTCGTCTGGGCGAGTTGCGTGGGCAGGCGCCGTCAAACAGCGTGTGGGGCAAGTACATCACTGGCAAGAACCGGGTGACCAATAACGTGGCCTACGACCAGACCATGAATGGGTTCATGGTCGGCGCCGACCGCCAGTTTGATCTGCAAACGGCGCGCTTGTTTGTGGGTGGTCTATTCTCGTACAGCGACTCCGACCTGAAAGCCGATGACAGCCGCGGCAAAGTCGATAGCTATGCGCTGGGGATGTATACTACTTGGTTGCATGACAGCGGCTACTACGTGGACGGTGTTGTCAAGGTCAACCGTTTCAAGACGGATAATGACGCCCGCTTCAATGCTGGCACCAGCAAGGCCAACGACAAGACCACGGGTGTGGGCGTGTCGATTGAAGCCGGGAAACACATCGTCATCGACAGTTTCTTTGTCGAGCCCTATTTGCAACTGGCGGCTTTCCGTGGCGGCAAGACCAAGTACGGTTACAGCAATGGAGTGCAGGTCGAGGCTGATTCGGTGAAGTCGGTCAGCGCCGAAGCCGGTTTGACGCTCGGCAAGACCTTCACGCTGGACAGCGGTGCGCTGATCAAGCCCTATGCACGCATTGCGCTGAACCATTAG
- a CDS encoding integrase core domain protein, whose amino-acid sequence MENAYIESFNGKFRDECLNEHWFLSLRQAKSLIENWRVEYNTDRPHSALGYLTPAQFVQAHQKEGLLPLGSMSVPY is encoded by the coding sequence GTGGAGAACGCTTATATCGAAAGTTTCAACGGCAAGTTCCGCGACGAATGCCTTAACGAGCACTGGTTCTTGTCCCTGCGACAGGCTAAAAGCTTGATCGAAAACTGGCGAGTCGAGTACAACACCGATCGGCCTCACAGCGCGCTCGGATATTTAACGCCGGCGCAATTCGTGCAGGCTCATCAGAAAGAAGGTCTTTTACCCCTGGGCTCTATGTCGGTGCCGTACTAA
- a CDS encoding integrase core domain protein has product MTERSMGVTRACGLVGISRSLFAYESTRSGDAALTERMKEMAVAKRRYGYRRIHVLLRREGWQANHKRIWRLYSLAGLSVRKRKRKRIAATERVVRPAAIAPNQSWSMDFVADGLAYGRRFRCLTIVDDYTRECLAIEVDTSLPGLRVAMVLQRLAEMRGLPRSITVDNGPEFAGRALDAWGLPSRRKAVVYSAG; this is encoded by the coding sequence ATGACCGAGCGCAGCATGGGTGTTACCCGGGCCTGTGGGCTGGTAGGAATTTCGCGGTCGCTGTTTGCCTACGAGAGCACACGCTCAGGCGATGCTGCGCTGACCGAGCGCATGAAAGAGATGGCAGTGGCGAAACGACGCTACGGCTATCGGAGGATCCATGTGCTCTTACGTCGCGAAGGCTGGCAAGCAAATCACAAGCGAATCTGGCGGCTGTACAGTCTGGCAGGGTTAAGCGTGCGAAAACGAAAGCGTAAGCGAATCGCGGCGACCGAGCGCGTGGTTCGCCCAGCGGCAATCGCGCCGAATCAGAGTTGGTCAATGGACTTTGTGGCCGACGGCCTAGCCTATGGCCGCCGATTCCGCTGTTTGACTATCGTCGATGACTACACTCGCGAATGCCTGGCCATCGAGGTCGATACGTCGTTGCCGGGACTGCGTGTTGCCATGGTGCTGCAACGGCTGGCGGAGATGCGTGGCCTGCCGCGATCTATTACCGTGGACAACGGGCCAGAGTTCGCCGGAAGAGCCTTGGACGCCTGGGGCCTACCAAGCAGGCGTAAAGCTGTCGTTTATTCGGCCGGGTAA
- a CDS encoding diguanylate cyclase domain protein, which produces MLRDALRERVRGGGLALCLFDINNFKTINDRHGHFAGDYLLRRVALAARRCMRRTSDDLCRVGGDEFAAALSAPSASAALAQAQRVLDAIRAIAPLDTPHGPRHVTATFGLAWIAPGVSLTWEQAYSDADRALYRAKQAGKNRLHLIASRTAGA; this is translated from the coding sequence ATGCTGCGCGATGCGCTGCGCGAACGCGTGCGCGGCGGCGGGCTGGCGCTGTGCCTGTTCGATATCAACAATTTCAAGACCATCAACGACCGCCACGGCCACTTCGCGGGCGACTACCTGCTGCGCCGCGTGGCGCTGGCGGCGCGCCGCTGCATGCGCCGCACCAGCGACGACCTGTGCCGGGTGGGCGGCGACGAGTTCGCCGCGGCGCTGTCGGCGCCCAGCGCGTCGGCGGCGCTGGCGCAGGCCCAGCGCGTGCTCGACGCGATACGCGCCATTGCGCCGCTGGACACGCCGCACGGGCCGCGCCATGTCACGGCCACCTTCGGTCTGGCGTGGATCGCTCCCGGCGTCTCGTTGACCTGGGAGCAGGCCTACAGCGATGCGGACCGGGCGCTCTACCGGGCCAAGCAGGCCGGCAAGAATCGCCTGCACCTGATCGCCAGCCGCACGGCTGGCGCATAA
- the serS gene encoding serine--tRNA ligase has product MLDPILLRKDLQTVVDRLKSRGVDFDIARFNELESRRKAVQTETESQQARRNALAKQIGQLKGKGAPEAEVQAVMAESQALPARLKALEDELAQTQAQLNDLLMSVPNLPHASVPQGVSSDENVEVRRWLPGAADERGIPAALGFEVRDHVAVGEPLGLDFDLAARLSGARFSFMRGQMARLHRALAQFMLDLQTGTHGYTECYTPYIVNSSTLFGTGQLPKFKDDMFFVTKGGGDDEPKVDEQGNPLAREDQYLISTSEITLTSVVRETIVAGADLPLRLTAHTPCFRSEAGSGGRDTRGMIRQHQFDKVEMVQIAHPEHSYEALEEMVGHAERVLQLLELPYRVMLLCTGDMGFGSAKTYDLEVWLPAQDTWREISSVSNCETFQARRMQARFRNAQNKPEYVHTLNGSGLAVGRALVAVLENCQQADGSVRVPAVLQPYMGGLTVLEP; this is encoded by the coding sequence ATGCTAGATCCGATACTGCTGCGCAAAGACCTGCAAACCGTCGTCGACCGCCTCAAGAGCCGTGGCGTCGATTTCGACATCGCCCGGTTCAACGAGCTGGAGTCCCGCCGCAAGGCCGTCCAGACCGAAACCGAGTCGCAGCAGGCGCGCCGCAATGCCTTGGCCAAGCAGATCGGCCAGCTCAAGGGCAAAGGCGCACCCGAAGCGGAAGTGCAGGCCGTGATGGCCGAGTCGCAGGCCTTGCCGGCCCGGCTCAAGGCGCTCGAGGACGAACTGGCGCAGACGCAGGCGCAACTCAACGACCTGCTGATGTCCGTGCCCAACCTGCCGCACGCCAGCGTGCCGCAGGGCGTGTCCAGCGACGAGAACGTCGAGGTGCGGCGTTGGCTGCCGGGCGCGGCCGACGAGCGCGGCATCCCTGCGGCGCTGGGTTTCGAGGTGCGGGATCACGTGGCGGTGGGCGAGCCGCTGGGCCTGGATTTCGATCTGGCCGCACGGCTGTCGGGCGCGCGCTTTTCTTTCATGCGCGGCCAGATGGCGCGCCTGCACCGCGCGCTGGCGCAGTTCATGCTGGACTTGCAGACGGGCACGCATGGCTACACCGAGTGCTACACGCCCTACATCGTCAACAGCTCGACCTTGTTCGGCACCGGCCAACTGCCCAAGTTCAAGGACGACATGTTCTTCGTCACCAAGGGCGGCGGCGACGACGAGCCCAAGGTCGACGAGCAGGGCAACCCGCTGGCGCGCGAAGACCAATACCTGATCTCGACCTCGGAAATCACCCTGACCAGCGTGGTGCGCGAGACCATCGTGGCCGGCGCCGACCTGCCGCTGCGCCTGACCGCGCATACGCCGTGCTTCCGCTCCGAAGCCGGCAGCGGCGGGCGCGATACGCGCGGCATGATCCGCCAGCACCAGTTCGACAAGGTCGAGATGGTGCAGATCGCCCATCCCGAGCATTCGTACGAGGCGCTCGAGGAAATGGTCGGCCATGCCGAGCGCGTACTGCAGCTGCTGGAGCTGCCGTACCGCGTCATGCTGCTGTGCACCGGCGACATGGGTTTCGGCTCGGCCAAGACCTACGACCTGGAGGTCTGGCTGCCGGCGCAGGATACCTGGCGCGAGATCTCCTCGGTTTCCAACTGCGAAACATTCCAGGCGCGCCGCATGCAGGCCCGCTTCCGTAACGCGCAGAACAAGCCCGAATACGTGCATACGCTCAATGGGTCCGGGCTGGCCGTGGGCCGCGCCCTGGTGGCCGTGCTGGAAAACTGCCAGCAAGCCGACGGCAGCGTGCGGGTGCCGGCCGTGCTGCAGCCCTACATGGGCGGCCTGACCGTTCTCGAACCTTGA
- a CDS encoding sigma-54 interaction domain protein, which produces MRVGSARVFFLLSMSNDLFASDPPHRPYVPLAERLRPRTLSDVVGQSHLLGPDKPLRVAFDSGRPHSMIFWGPPGVGKTTLARLMADGFDAQFIAISAVLGGVKDIRDAVVTAQVAQGQGRRTILFVDEVHRFNKSQQDAFLPYVESGLFTFIGATTENPSFEVNSALLSRARVYVLQSLSAEELMQLVDRAVAALNEGLEDGQQIRFETEAREQLAAWADGDARRLISAVEVVAESAQAAGRDSVDAAWLETSLSQNLRRFDKGGDAFYDQISALHKSVRGSDPDAALYWLARMLDGGADPKYLARRLVRMAIEDIGLADPRATELAVNGADIYERLGSPEGELALAQAVVYMACAAKSNAVYNAYNAARKFAAEHGSAPVPLHLRNAPTKLMKQLGHGKAYRYAHDQPHAYAADEQYFPDGLNPTFYRPTDRGWKLKSSRSWHSWMSLTPRNAPGNGSGATAAAVNANPY; this is translated from the coding sequence ATGCGCGTTGGATCCGCCCGTGTTTTTTTCCTGCTGTCCATGAGCAACGACCTGTTCGCCTCCGATCCGCCCCATCGGCCCTATGTGCCGCTGGCCGAACGCCTGCGGCCCCGTACGCTGTCCGATGTGGTCGGGCAGTCGCATCTGCTGGGGCCGGACAAACCGCTGCGCGTCGCGTTCGACTCCGGGCGGCCGCATTCGATGATCTTCTGGGGCCCGCCCGGCGTGGGCAAGACCACCCTCGCGCGCCTGATGGCAGACGGCTTCGATGCGCAGTTCATCGCCATTTCGGCCGTGCTGGGCGGCGTCAAGGACATTCGCGACGCAGTGGTGACCGCCCAGGTCGCGCAAGGGCAGGGGCGCCGCACGATCCTGTTCGTCGACGAGGTGCATCGCTTCAACAAATCGCAGCAGGACGCCTTCCTGCCGTATGTGGAAAGCGGCCTGTTCACCTTCATCGGCGCCACCACCGAGAACCCTTCCTTCGAGGTCAACTCGGCGCTGCTGTCGCGGGCGCGCGTCTACGTGCTGCAGTCGCTGTCGGCCGAGGAGTTGATGCAGCTGGTCGACCGCGCCGTCGCCGCGCTCAACGAGGGCCTGGAGGACGGGCAGCAGATCCGCTTCGAGACCGAGGCGCGCGAGCAATTGGCGGCCTGGGCCGACGGCGATGCGCGCCGCCTGATCAGCGCGGTCGAGGTGGTGGCCGAGTCCGCCCAGGCCGCCGGGCGCGACAGCGTCGACGCGGCCTGGCTGGAAACCTCGCTGTCGCAGAACCTGCGCCGTTTCGACAAGGGGGGCGACGCCTTCTACGACCAGATCAGCGCGCTGCACAAGTCGGTGCGTGGCTCCGACCCGGACGCAGCGCTGTACTGGCTGGCCCGCATGCTCGACGGCGGCGCCGATCCCAAGTACCTGGCGCGCCGCCTGGTGCGCATGGCGATCGAGGATATCGGCCTGGCCGATCCGCGCGCCACCGAGCTGGCCGTCAACGGCGCCGACATCTACGAACGCCTGGGTTCGCCCGAAGGCGAGCTGGCGCTGGCGCAGGCGGTGGTCTACATGGCCTGTGCGGCCAAGTCCAATGCGGTCTACAACGCGTACAACGCCGCGCGCAAGTTCGCGGCCGAGCATGGCAGCGCGCCGGTGCCCTTGCATCTGCGCAATGCGCCCACCAAGCTGATGAAGCAGCTCGGCCATGGCAAGGCATATCGCTATGCCCACGACCAGCCGCATGCCTATGCCGCGGACGAGCAATATTTCCCCGACGGCCTCAATCCCACCTTCTACCGGCCGACCGACCGGGGCTGGAAGCTAAAATCCAGCAGAAGCTGGCATTCCTGGATGAGCTTGACGCCCAGGAACGCGCCAGGAAACGGTAGCGGCGCGACCGCCGCCGCCGTGAATGCCAACCCTTACTGA
- the lolA gene encoding outer membrane lipocarrier protein LolA, with product MHMIRRAAGALAVFAVAALAAAPAWAATAQEQLDTFVATVKGATGSFKQSTVSPQGATQPAQSGTFAFQRPGKFKWAVQLPYEQLIVSDGKQVFQYDPDLAQVTVRQVDQVIGTSPAAILFGGGQLSQAFAVSALPDRDGLQWLRAKPRNADAGFSQVDIGLRDNQPARIELVDAFGQTTRVELSNLLPGAVPASEFQFTPPQGVDVVKM from the coding sequence ATGCACATGATCCGCCGCGCCGCCGGCGCGCTTGCCGTTTTCGCCGTGGCGGCCCTGGCCGCCGCGCCGGCCTGGGCCGCCACGGCCCAGGAGCAGCTCGACACCTTCGTGGCCACCGTCAAGGGCGCCACCGGCTCGTTCAAGCAATCGACCGTCAGCCCGCAGGGCGCCACCCAGCCCGCGCAAAGCGGCACTTTCGCGTTCCAGCGCCCGGGCAAGTTCAAGTGGGCCGTCCAGCTGCCGTACGAGCAACTCATCGTGTCCGATGGCAAGCAGGTTTTCCAGTACGACCCGGACCTGGCGCAGGTCACCGTGCGCCAGGTCGATCAGGTCATCGGCACGTCGCCCGCCGCCATCCTGTTCGGCGGGGGCCAGCTGAGCCAGGCGTTTGCCGTCAGCGCGCTGCCCGACCGCGACGGCCTGCAATGGCTGCGCGCCAAGCCGCGCAACGCCGACGCGGGTTTCTCGCAGGTCGATATCGGCTTGCGCGACAACCAGCCCGCGCGCATCGAACTGGTCGACGCCTTCGGGCAGACCACGCGCGTCGAGCTGTCCAACCTGCTGCCCGGCGCCGTGCCGGCCTCCGAATTCCAGTTCACCCCGCCTCAGGGAGTGGACGTGGTGAAGATGTAG
- a CDS encoding ftsK/SpoIIIE family protein has product MPRISNATPRASRNTRNGPSPFQARISALLREARWILFAALAAWLTLVLATWSPADPGWSHSVSGDAIHNGGGTLGAYLADILLYLFGFSAWWWVVLLLHRVRAGYRRLASNLRVTSGKQPDALPRVHWEEGIGFVLLLTCSLGIEALRLYSWGMHLPGGTDGESGAGGVIGQMLAGWLSRGVGFTGGTLALLVLLAVGLSLFFSFSWLQIAERVGSWLEGLVRRVRDSYAAREDRKVGEVAKAVRTEQVVAKQEKLVHEQPVRIEPAITVVPRSDRAEKEKQQSLFAPPAGESDLPAIGLLDPPLQNQETVSAETIEFTSRLIEKKLADFGVSVVVVAAQAGPVITRYEIEPATGVKGSQIVNLAKDLARALSLVSIRVVETIPGKNLMGLELPNPRRQMVKLSEILGSQTYHASHSVLTMALGKDIAGNPVVADLAKMPHLLVAGTTGSGKSVGINAMILSLLYKTDASHTRLILIDPKMLEMSVYEGIPHLLAPVVTDMRHAANALNWCVGEMEKRYRLMSKMGVRNLAGYNSKIRDAIKREEPIPNPFSLTPDAPEPLQALPHIVVVIDELADLMMVVGKKIEELIARLAQKARAAGIHLVLATQRPSVDVITGLIKANIPTRIAFQVSSKIDSRTILDQMGAETLLGQGDMLYMPPGTGLPVRVHGAFVHDDEVHRVVEALKAQGEPNYIDGLLEGSEGETGDGLSSVTGMGDAESDPMYDQACEVVLKHRRASISLVQRHLRIGYNRAARLLEQMEQAGMVSPMQSNGNREILVPAREEA; this is encoded by the coding sequence ATGCCGCGTATTTCGAATGCTACTCCGCGCGCCTCGCGCAACACCCGCAACGGGCCGTCTCCCTTTCAAGCGCGCATCTCCGCGCTCCTCAGGGAGGCCCGCTGGATCCTGTTCGCCGCGCTGGCCGCCTGGCTGACCCTGGTGCTTGCCACCTGGAGCCCGGCCGACCCTGGTTGGTCACATTCTGTTTCCGGTGACGCCATCCACAACGGCGGCGGCACGCTGGGCGCCTATCTCGCCGATATCCTGTTGTACCTGTTCGGATTTTCCGCCTGGTGGTGGGTCGTGCTGCTGCTGCACCGCGTGCGCGCCGGCTACCGCCGCCTGGCCAGCAACCTGCGCGTCACCAGCGGCAAGCAGCCCGACGCCTTGCCGCGCGTGCACTGGGAAGAGGGCATCGGCTTCGTGCTCCTGCTGACCTGCTCGCTGGGCATCGAGGCGCTGCGCCTGTACAGCTGGGGCATGCACCTGCCCGGCGGCACCGACGGCGAAAGCGGCGCCGGCGGCGTGATCGGCCAGATGCTGGCCGGCTGGCTGTCGCGCGGCGTGGGCTTTACCGGCGGCACCCTGGCCCTGCTGGTGCTGCTGGCGGTCGGCCTGAGCCTGTTCTTCTCGTTTTCGTGGCTGCAGATCGCCGAACGGGTCGGCAGCTGGCTCGAAGGCCTGGTGCGGCGCGTGCGCGATTCGTACGCCGCGCGCGAGGACCGCAAGGTCGGCGAGGTCGCCAAGGCGGTCCGTACCGAGCAGGTGGTGGCCAAGCAGGAAAAGCTGGTGCACGAGCAGCCCGTGCGCATCGAGCCCGCCATTACCGTGGTGCCGCGCTCGGATCGCGCCGAGAAGGAAAAGCAGCAAAGCCTGTTCGCGCCGCCGGCCGGCGAGAGCGACCTGCCGGCCATCGGGCTGCTGGATCCTCCCCTGCAGAACCAGGAAACCGTTTCCGCCGAGACGATCGAATTCACCTCGCGCCTGATCGAGAAGAAACTGGCCGATTTCGGCGTTTCCGTGGTCGTGGTGGCGGCGCAGGCCGGCCCGGTGATCACGCGCTACGAGATCGAGCCCGCCACGGGCGTAAAAGGCAGCCAGATCGTCAACCTGGCCAAGGATCTGGCGCGCGCGCTCAGCCTGGTCAGCATCCGCGTGGTGGAAACCATCCCGGGCAAGAACCTGATGGGCCTGGAGCTGCCCAACCCGCGTCGCCAGATGGTCAAGCTGTCGGAAATCCTCGGCTCGCAGACCTACCATGCCAGCCATTCGGTGCTGACCATGGCGCTGGGCAAGGACATCGCCGGCAACCCGGTGGTGGCCGACCTGGCCAAGATGCCGCACTTGCTGGTGGCCGGCACCACCGGCTCGGGCAAGTCGGTCGGCATCAACGCCATGATCCTGTCGCTGCTCTACAAGACCGACGCCAGCCATACCCGGCTGATCCTGATCGACCCGAAGATGCTCGAGATGAGCGTCTACGAAGGCATTCCCCACCTGCTGGCGCCGGTGGTCACCGACATGCGCCATGCCGCCAACGCGCTGAACTGGTGCGTGGGCGAGATGGAAAAGCGCTATCGCCTGATGAGCAAGATGGGCGTGCGCAACCTGGCCGGCTACAACAGCAAGATTCGCGACGCCATCAAGCGCGAAGAGCCCATTCCCAATCCGTTCTCACTGACGCCGGACGCGCCCGAGCCGCTGCAGGCGTTGCCGCATATCGTGGTGGTGATCGACGAGCTGGCCGACCTGATGATGGTGGTGGGCAAGAAGATCGAGGAGCTGATCGCCCGGCTGGCGCAGAAGGCCCGCGCCGCGGGCATCCACCTGGTGCTGGCCACCCAGCGCCCCAGCGTGGACGTGATCACCGGCCTGATCAAGGCCAACATCCCGACCCGCATCGCCTTCCAGGTGTCTTCCAAGATCGACTCGCGCACCATCCTGGACCAGATGGGCGCCGAAACCCTGCTGGGCCAGGGCGACATGCTGTACATGCCGCCGGGCACCGGCCTGCCGGTGCGGGTGCACGGCGCGTTCGTGCACGACGACGAGGTGCACCGCGTCGTCGAGGCGCTCAAGGCGCAGGGCGAGCCCAACTATATCGATGGCCTGCTCGAAGGCAGCGAAGGCGAGACCGGCGATGGCCTGAGCTCGGTCACTGGCATGGGCGACGCGGAGTCCGATCCGATGTACGACCAGGCCTGCGAAGTGGTGCTCAAGCACCGCCGCGCCTCGATTTCGCTGGTGCAGCGCCATCTGCGTATTGGTTACAACCGTGCCGCACGGTTACTCGAACAGATGGAGCAGGCGGGTATGGTGTCGCCCATGCAATCCAACGGCAACCGGGAAATCCTGGTGCCGGCCCGAGAGGAAGCCTGA